Within Oribacterium sp. oral taxon 102, the genomic segment AGCCGGAGGAAAACGTGGAGGAGAATGGGAATACGCTGAAAATGGCGGACGGACGGACATTGACGCTGCTCGGCACATTCCGGCTGACCGGCTACTGCTCCTGCTATCAATGCTCGGAGGGCTACGGCAGCCGCACCGCGACAGGCGGACACGCGGCGGCGGGCAGAACCATCGCGGTGGACCCGCGCGTCATTCCGTACGGGACGCATGTTCTGATCAATGGACATGAGTATGTCGCGGAGGACTGCGGCGGTGCGGTGAAGAACCGGCATATCGATATCTATTTCAATTCCCACAGGGAGGCCGCGAATTTTCTGACGAATGCGGAGGTTTACCTGATACAATGAGAAACACCGTATTTTTATTCCATCTCTGCCCATTAAAGAGGGCAGGGATTTTTTTAACAGAAACACCTTGACACTCTCCCGCTGTACGAGTATTATATGCAGTAGATGTTAGCACTCATATATTTCGAGTGCTAATGAAGAGGAGAGGCTCAGGCGGATTCTTCAGAAAGGGGGCGGGCAGATGGAGATGGAC encodes:
- a CDS encoding 3D domain-containing protein — protein: MCLCLSLLLACSFVLGKPMHSVYAGATVLRAVVFHSGEQDAKGPAEENAAESAASAEPEENVEENGNTLKMADGRTLTLLGTFRLTGYCSCYQCSEGYGSRTATGGHAAAGRTIAVDPRVIPYGTHVLINGHEYVAEDCGGAVKNRHIDIYFNSHREAANFLTNAEVYLIQ